A stretch of the Bordetella genomosp. 8 genome encodes the following:
- a CDS encoding sulfate ABC transporter substrate-binding protein — MKEHDIRKRQFLKRSIGMASALAATQMLPTAVRAQGRPLELLNVSYDPTRELYAQYNPLFAKYWKAKTGQDVSIRNSHGGSSKQARSVIDGVDADVVTLGLAPDVEALVTHGGLVKPGWEDRLPDHASPYTSTIILLVRKGNPKGIKGWDDLVKPGVSVITPNPKTSAGARWNYLAAWEHARRQSGDAGAKAFVEKLYRNVPVLDSGARGSTITFAQRGVGDVLISWENDAFLAQKEFGAGELEIVVPSLSVLCEPTVAVVDRNVDRKGTREVAEAYLKYLYSDDAQDLIARNYYRPIGEKAKAKYATQFPKLDLFTIRDLGGWPAVDKLHFADNALFDQIYVKQ; from the coding sequence ATGAAAGAACACGACATTCGAAAGCGGCAATTCCTGAAACGCTCGATCGGCATGGCGTCGGCACTGGCGGCGACGCAAATGCTGCCGACGGCCGTCCGCGCGCAGGGGCGTCCCCTGGAATTGCTGAACGTTTCCTACGACCCGACCCGCGAGCTGTACGCCCAGTACAACCCCTTGTTTGCCAAGTACTGGAAGGCCAAGACCGGTCAGGACGTTTCCATCCGCAATTCGCATGGCGGCTCCAGCAAGCAGGCCCGCAGCGTCATCGACGGCGTGGATGCGGACGTCGTGACGTTGGGCCTGGCGCCGGACGTCGAGGCGCTGGTCACCCATGGCGGCCTGGTCAAGCCGGGGTGGGAAGACCGGCTGCCCGACCATGCCTCGCCGTATACCTCCACGATCATCCTGCTGGTGCGCAAGGGCAACCCCAAGGGCATCAAGGGCTGGGATGACCTGGTCAAGCCAGGCGTATCCGTGATCACCCCGAATCCGAAGACCTCCGCCGGCGCGCGCTGGAACTACCTGGCGGCCTGGGAGCATGCGCGCCGCCAGTCCGGTGATGCCGGCGCCAAGGCCTTCGTCGAAAAACTTTATCGCAACGTGCCGGTCCTGGATTCCGGCGCACGCGGTTCCACCATCACCTTCGCCCAGCGCGGCGTCGGCGATGTGCTCATTTCCTGGGAAAACGATGCCTTCCTGGCGCAGAAGGAGTTCGGCGCGGGGGAACTGGAGATCGTGGTTCCCAGCCTGAGCGTCCTGTGCGAGCCCACGGTGGCCGTGGTCGACAGGAACGTCGATCGCAAGGGCACCCGCGAGGTCGCGGAAGCCTATCTGAAGTATCTGTATTCCGACGACGCGCAGGACCTGATCGCGCGCAACTACTACCGTCCGATCGGCGAGAAGGCCAAGGCCAAATACGCGACGCAGTTCCCCAAGCTGGATTTGTTCACCATACGCGACCTGGGCGGCTGGCCCGCCGTGGACAAGCTGCATTTCGCGGATAACGCGTTATTCGACCAGATCTATGTCAAGCAGTAG
- the mdcH gene encoding malonate decarboxylase subunit epsilon — protein MSVLYTFPGQGSQQAGMLSRLPPVKPTDDALRIAREVLGRDPLDMETEASLASTVSAQLALLIAGVATAGALADLGCRPDMVAGMSVGAFPAAVVAGVLRYEDALRLVDMRARLMQQAYPAGYGMVAILGLDESQVRRAVADVHTAGNPVYVANINAERQVVISGADAAMAAVAQRALRAGATHCPRLAVSVPSHCELLCDAAATLRRCLADVSLRPPGVAYLSSSLARAIADPDRIAEDLATNLCREVNWRDTAQLAWERGARLAVEMPSGDVLTRLMIPAFAEGMAVACSANSLETIRALSVRER, from the coding sequence ATGAGCGTGCTGTACACCTTTCCGGGGCAGGGGTCGCAACAGGCAGGAATGCTGTCGCGCCTGCCTCCCGTCAAGCCCACCGACGACGCACTGCGCATCGCCCGAGAGGTGCTGGGCCGTGACCCGCTGGACATGGAAACCGAAGCGTCGCTCGCGTCCACGGTGTCGGCCCAGCTGGCGCTGTTGATCGCCGGTGTCGCCACGGCCGGCGCCCTGGCCGACCTCGGTTGTCGGCCGGATATGGTTGCCGGCATGTCGGTGGGTGCTTTCCCCGCCGCCGTGGTTGCAGGGGTGCTGCGTTATGAGGACGCCTTGCGCCTGGTCGACATGCGCGCACGGCTCATGCAGCAGGCCTATCCGGCCGGCTACGGCATGGTGGCCATCCTGGGCCTGGACGAATCGCAGGTCAGGCGCGCCGTGGCCGACGTGCACACTGCGGGGAATCCGGTCTATGTCGCGAACATCAATGCGGAACGGCAGGTCGTCATTTCGGGCGCCGACGCCGCCATGGCTGCCGTTGCGCAACGTGCCTTGCGCGCGGGCGCGACGCACTGCCCGCGCCTGGCCGTCAGCGTGCCTTCCCATTGCGAACTGCTGTGCGATGCGGCCGCAACGCTGCGGCGCTGCCTGGCCGACGTTTCCCTGCGACCCCCGGGAGTCGCCTACCTGAGCAGCAGCCTGGCGCGCGCGATCGCCGACCCCGATCGCATCGCGGAAGACCTCGCGACCAATCTGTGCCGGGAAGTGAATTGGCGGGACACGGCGCAACTGGCCTGGGAACGCGGCGCCCGCCTGGCGGTGGAAATGCCCAGCGGGGATGTGCTGACGCGCCTGATGATCCCCGCATTCGCCGAAGGTATGGCCGTCGCCTGTTCGGCAAACTCCCTCGAAACCATACGCGCCTTGTCCGTTCGCGAGCGCTGA
- a CDS encoding malonate decarboxylase holo-ACP synthase, with protein sequence MDEMSFPRPHDLLWLSRPPMGALPGWLRLDWPVVVRRDHGPGRIPIGLRGEQRSQRLAAWTDAGDVKGRVVPEQLALEARLRGHAQAMLPCLLALDAVAPRLDGMGVSWGPTGSVGFALATGVPLLRPDSDLDIRIDAPARLDADQKQGLAELARHAGCRLDIQIETVAGGFSLAEWLADRGEVLLKTNRGPVMVTDPWNHPCNHPWNACQSTVADDRPGGPISGGAAA encoded by the coding sequence ATGGACGAGATGTCTTTTCCGCGGCCGCATGACTTGCTATGGCTGAGCCGGCCGCCGATGGGCGCGCTGCCAGGCTGGCTGCGCCTGGACTGGCCGGTGGTGGTGCGGCGCGATCATGGCCCGGGCCGTATTCCCATCGGGCTGCGCGGTGAGCAGCGTTCGCAGCGCCTGGCGGCGTGGACGGACGCCGGCGACGTGAAAGGGCGTGTCGTCCCGGAACAGCTGGCGCTGGAGGCACGCTTGCGCGGGCATGCTCAAGCCATGCTGCCGTGTCTGCTGGCGCTGGATGCGGTCGCGCCTCGCCTGGACGGAATGGGTGTGTCCTGGGGACCCACGGGCAGCGTGGGATTCGCGCTTGCGACGGGCGTGCCCTTGCTGCGTCCGGACAGCGATCTCGATATCCGTATCGACGCGCCTGCGCGCCTGGATGCGGACCAGAAGCAGGGCCTGGCGGAGCTCGCCCGTCATGCCGGCTGCCGGCTCGATATCCAGATCGAAACGGTGGCGGGCGGATTCAGCCTGGCGGAGTGGCTGGCCGATCGGGGCGAGGTGTTGCTCAAGACGAACCGGGGACCGGTGATGGTCACCGATCCCTGGAACCATCCCTGCAACCATCCCTGGAACGCTTGCCAGAGCACCGTCGCAGACGACCGCCCCGGCGGCCCCATCTCCGGCGGGGCGGCCGCATGA
- the mdcE gene encoding biotin-independent malonate decarboxylase subunit gamma, which produces MESRGARWLAGLAGSGRQLAGFVPSVRVVDAWLGGELARYLAVVPDARNPFPRASKGEVGLLEGWELARAVREVVDADAAGPGRRPIVAVIDVPSQAYGRREEAYGIHLCLAGAAAAYAEARLAGHPVIGLIVGKAMSGGLLAHGYQANRLIALDDPGVMVHAMGKEAAARVTLRSVAQLEALAATIPPMAYDIESFARLGLLWRVLHGVRADAPAQEDFAAAAAALEQALASIRADADSSLACRVNPAGRKMSHDVRARLRSLWQDR; this is translated from the coding sequence GTGGAATCGCGCGGGGCGCGCTGGCTGGCGGGGCTGGCCGGGTCGGGGCGGCAGCTTGCCGGTTTCGTGCCGTCGGTACGCGTGGTCGACGCATGGCTGGGAGGCGAACTCGCCCGCTATCTCGCCGTCGTGCCCGATGCGCGGAACCCTTTCCCGCGCGCCAGCAAAGGCGAAGTCGGGTTGCTGGAAGGATGGGAACTGGCGCGGGCGGTGCGTGAGGTCGTCGATGCCGACGCGGCGGGCCCGGGGCGGCGCCCCATCGTCGCGGTCATCGACGTGCCGAGCCAGGCCTATGGGCGCCGCGAGGAAGCCTATGGCATCCATCTATGCCTGGCCGGCGCCGCCGCGGCCTACGCGGAAGCCCGCCTGGCCGGGCATCCCGTCATCGGGCTGATCGTCGGCAAGGCGATGTCGGGGGGGCTGCTGGCGCATGGCTACCAGGCCAACCGTTTGATCGCGCTGGATGATCCTGGCGTGATGGTGCACGCCATGGGCAAGGAAGCCGCCGCGCGCGTCACGTTGCGCTCCGTCGCGCAACTGGAGGCGCTGGCGGCCACCATCCCGCCCATGGCATATGACATCGAAAGCTTCGCGCGATTGGGCTTGCTGTGGCGCGTGCTGCACGGGGTGCGCGCGGACGCGCCGGCACAGGAGGACTTCGCGGCCGCGGCCGCCGCTTTGGAGCAGGCGCTCGCCAGCATACGCGCCGACGCGGACAGCAGCCTTGCCTGCCGCGTGAACCCGGCCGGCCGCAAAATGTCGCATGACGTCCGGGCGCGCTTGAGGTCGCTCTGGCAGGACCGGTGA
- a CDS encoding biotin-independent malonate decarboxylase subunit beta, translated as MDAQEMLERASFIELSARERARALLDAGTMRELIDPFERMMSPWLPPQGVVPQADDGVIVAKGRIQGRSVVVLAIEGAYQGGSMGEVGGAKIAGALELAAEDNRAGIATSAVVLFETGGVRLQEANLGLAAIAEIHAAIVDLRRYQPVVGVVAGTVGCFGGMSIAAGLCSYLIVTREARIGLNGPQVIEQEAGLAEYDSRDRPFIWGLTGGEQRYASRLADAYVDDDADKVREQVRGCLDMGNPARFRSNRVDDFLACLARVDATEQARPEAVRALYQKGL; from the coding sequence ATGGATGCACAGGAAATGCTGGAGCGCGCCAGCTTTATCGAGCTGAGCGCGCGTGAGCGCGCCCGCGCCCTGCTTGATGCGGGGACGATGCGCGAGCTGATCGATCCCTTCGAGCGCATGATGTCGCCATGGCTGCCGCCGCAAGGCGTGGTGCCGCAAGCCGATGACGGCGTGATCGTGGCGAAAGGCCGCATACAGGGTCGATCCGTGGTGGTCCTGGCGATCGAAGGCGCGTATCAGGGCGGCAGCATGGGCGAAGTGGGCGGCGCCAAGATCGCCGGCGCGCTGGAGCTCGCGGCCGAGGATAACCGCGCGGGCATCGCCACCAGCGCCGTGGTGTTGTTCGAGACCGGCGGCGTACGCTTGCAGGAAGCCAACCTGGGACTGGCGGCCATCGCGGAGATACACGCGGCCATCGTGGACCTGCGCCGCTACCAGCCTGTGGTAGGCGTGGTCGCGGGCACCGTCGGTTGCTTCGGCGGCATGTCCATCGCCGCGGGATTGTGCAGCTATCTCATCGTCACGCGCGAGGCCCGCATAGGCTTGAACGGGCCGCAGGTCATCGAGCAGGAAGCCGGCCTGGCCGAATACGACTCGCGGGATCGTCCCTTCATCTGGGGGCTTACCGGTGGCGAGCAACGTTATGCGTCCCGTCTCGCGGATGCCTATGTCGACGACGATGCGGACAAGGTTCGCGAGCAGGTACGGGGCTGCCTGGACATGGGAAATCCCGCACGGTTCCGCAGCAACCGGGTCGACGACTTCCTGGCTTGCCTGGCGCGGGTCGACGCCACGGAACAGGCGCGGCCCGAGGCCGTGCGTGCCTTGTATCAGAAGGGGCTTTGA
- a CDS encoding malonate decarboxylase subunit delta — protein MEAMTFEFEAGRPAAGRALAGVVGSGDLEVLLEPAVAGKTVVAITTSVDGMAAIWKAVLARVLHEALPAAMIEIHDSGATPGVVRMRLEQAFEQLADETGDA, from the coding sequence ATGGAAGCAATGACTTTTGAATTCGAGGCTGGGCGGCCCGCGGCCGGCCGCGCCCTGGCCGGCGTTGTCGGTTCGGGCGATCTTGAGGTCCTGCTCGAGCCGGCCGTGGCGGGCAAGACCGTCGTCGCGATCACCACGTCGGTGGATGGCATGGCCGCGATCTGGAAGGCGGTGCTGGCCCGCGTGCTGCACGAGGCGCTGCCCGCCGCGATGATCGAGATCCACGATTCCGGCGCGACGCCCGGCGTCGTGCGCATGCGCCTGGAGCAGGCCTTCGAACAGCTTGCCGACGAGACGGGGGATGCGTGA
- a CDS encoding triphosphoribosyl-dephospho-CoA synthase, which produces MDAICTQTRARDTAAYLAGQAVEALIDEATLAPKPGLVDIRSRGAHKDLNWSLMCLSAHTLRPTFQACAHAVRDAADARGLRQRIGSLGRAGEAAMLAATKGVNTHRGAIWALGLLVTAAALPGGWRADRICASAGALARLRDDGAPERTGHKGERARLAYGVGGAKGQAQADFPHVLRVALPQLWRSRARGDAENACRLNALVAIMADLDDTCVLARGGRAALAYMQHAAAEVLAAGGAGQIGGRAALRRLEQGLLDIQVSPGGAADLLAAALFLDRLERAGDPPSASIENGAMYGSNDF; this is translated from the coding sequence ATGGACGCGATATGCACCCAGACGCGCGCGCGGGATACCGCCGCCTACCTGGCCGGACAGGCGGTCGAGGCGCTGATCGACGAGGCCACGCTCGCGCCCAAGCCGGGGCTGGTGGACATCCGCAGCCGGGGCGCGCACAAGGATTTGAACTGGTCCCTGATGTGCCTGTCGGCACACACGCTGCGGCCCACCTTCCAGGCCTGCGCCCATGCGGTCCGCGATGCGGCCGATGCGCGTGGGCTCAGGCAGCGCATCGGCAGCCTGGGCCGCGCCGGTGAAGCGGCGATGCTGGCGGCCACGAAGGGCGTGAATACGCATCGGGGCGCGATCTGGGCCCTGGGCCTGCTGGTGACCGCAGCCGCATTGCCGGGCGGCTGGCGCGCGGACCGGATCTGCGCAAGCGCGGGTGCGCTGGCCCGCCTGCGCGACGACGGCGCGCCGGAACGCACCGGACACAAGGGCGAACGGGCACGACTGGCATACGGCGTCGGCGGTGCGAAAGGCCAGGCGCAGGCGGATTTCCCGCATGTGTTGCGGGTCGCCTTGCCGCAATTGTGGCGTTCACGTGCTCGCGGGGATGCCGAGAACGCCTGCCGCCTGAACGCGCTGGTGGCGATCATGGCGGACCTGGATGACACCTGCGTGCTGGCGCGCGGCGGGCGCGCGGCGCTGGCCTATATGCAACACGCGGCGGCCGAGGTCCTTGCGGCCGGCGGCGCCGGGCAAATCGGCGGGCGTGCCGCTTTGCGCCGGCTGGAACAGGGCCTGTTGGATATCCAGGTATCACCCGGCGGCGCCGCCGATCTGCTGGCCGCCGCCTTGTTCCTGGATCGGCTGGAGCGAGCGGGCGATCCGCCGTCGGCGTCTATCGAAAACGGAGCGATGTATGGAAGCAATGACTTTTGA
- the mdcA gene encoding malonate decarboxylase subunit alpha yields MQTAAAADRWSRRRAEKRRRLDGIRHLATGAVLRSDAIVPALEALIGPGDRVVLEGNNQKQADFLSRALSQVDARKVHDIHLIMPSVSRPEHLDVFERGIARKLDFAFAGPQSLRISQLLQDGAMEVGAIHTYIELYARLYVDLIPNIVLVAGYSADRQGNLYTGPSTEDTPALVEAAAFHDGIVIAQVNEIVDDVADLARVDVPGDWIDLVVQADRPFFIEPLFTRDPRHITPMQVLMAMMAIRGVYERHNVQSLNHGIGFNTAAIELILPTYGEKLGLKGKICRHWTLNPHPTLIPAIESGWVESVHCFGGELGMEAYVAARPDIFFTGRDGSLRSNRALCQLAGQYAVDLFIGSTLQMDGLANSSTVTRGRLAGFGGAPNMGHDPRGRRHPTPAWLDLIEGDDPLSRGRKLVVQVVETFQAGGRPCIVESLDAVQVGRESGMPLAPIMIYGDDVTHVLTEEGIAYLYKAGSLDERKSMIAAVSGVTPVGLTHDPKRTDDLRRRGLVALPEDLGVHRHEATRSLLAAKSVADLVTWSDGLYDPPAKFRSW; encoded by the coding sequence ATGCAAACAGCTGCCGCAGCGGATCGATGGAGCAGGCGTCGGGCGGAAAAACGCCGCCGCCTGGATGGCATCAGGCATCTGGCCACGGGCGCGGTGCTGCGCAGCGACGCCATCGTGCCGGCCCTGGAGGCCTTGATCGGCCCTGGCGACCGGGTGGTGCTCGAGGGCAACAACCAGAAGCAGGCGGACTTCCTGTCGCGCGCTTTGAGCCAGGTGGATGCCCGGAAGGTCCACGACATTCATCTCATCATGCCCAGCGTGAGCCGGCCCGAGCATCTGGACGTGTTCGAACGCGGCATCGCCCGCAAGCTGGATTTCGCCTTCGCCGGACCCCAGAGCCTGCGTATCTCGCAGCTGCTGCAGGATGGGGCGATGGAGGTGGGCGCGATCCACACGTATATCGAGCTTTACGCACGCCTGTACGTGGACCTGATCCCCAACATCGTCCTGGTGGCCGGCTACAGCGCGGACCGGCAGGGCAATCTGTACACGGGTCCCAGCACCGAAGATACGCCGGCGCTGGTGGAAGCCGCGGCATTTCACGATGGCATCGTGATCGCGCAGGTGAACGAGATCGTCGACGATGTCGCGGATCTGGCGCGCGTCGACGTGCCCGGCGACTGGATCGATCTGGTCGTCCAGGCCGACAGGCCGTTCTTCATCGAGCCGCTGTTCACCCGCGATCCGCGCCACATCACGCCCATGCAGGTATTGATGGCGATGATGGCGATACGCGGGGTGTACGAGCGCCATAACGTGCAGTCGCTCAACCACGGGATAGGCTTCAACACCGCCGCCATCGAACTGATCCTGCCGACCTATGGCGAGAAACTGGGTTTGAAGGGGAAGATCTGCCGCCACTGGACCCTGAACCCGCACCCCACGCTGATTCCGGCCATCGAGTCGGGATGGGTGGAGAGCGTGCATTGTTTCGGCGGCGAGCTCGGCATGGAAGCCTATGTGGCCGCGCGACCGGATATCTTCTTCACGGGCCGCGACGGTTCATTGCGGTCGAACCGGGCACTCTGCCAGTTGGCGGGCCAGTACGCGGTCGATCTCTTCATCGGATCCACGCTGCAGATGGACGGGCTGGCGAATTCCTCGACGGTGACGCGCGGCCGGCTCGCCGGCTTCGGCGGCGCGCCCAACATGGGCCACGATCCGCGCGGCCGCCGGCATCCGACGCCGGCATGGCTGGACCTGATCGAAGGGGACGACCCCTTGTCGCGGGGACGCAAGCTGGTGGTGCAGGTGGTGGAAACCTTCCAGGCCGGCGGCCGCCCATGCATCGTGGAGTCCCTGGATGCCGTGCAGGTGGGCCGCGAGAGCGGCATGCCGCTGGCGCCGATCATGATCTACGGCGACGACGTGACGCACGTGCTCACGGAAGAAGGCATCGCCTACCTGTACAAGGCCGGTTCGCTGGACGAGCGCAAGTCCATGATCGCGGCGGTGTCGGGCGTCACGCCCGTCGGCCTGACGCATGATCCGAAACGGACGGACGACTTGCGCCGTCGCGGCCTGGTCGCCTTGCCCGAGGACCTGGGCGTGCATCGCCACGAAGCGACGCGGTCGCTGCTGGCGGCAAAAAGCGTCGCCGACCTGGTGACCTGGTCGGATGGCCTGTACGACCCACCGGCCAAGTTCAGGAGCTGGTGA
- a CDS encoding LysR family transcriptional regulator, producing MTSPAVHIDEQVSFRKLEIFLSFLELGNMTRVSEALDLSVVSVHRALHSLEEGLRCPLFRRDGRKLIPLASAYVFAEDAERALRACASGIEKARQAAGVGGARLKVGALYSLTLNTIPRLLMGVKTRRPELDVDLTLGSNRDLLRKLSDGELDAIVIALHERDTPSDLQPVPVFDDDIWFAAPPGSPYAQHREIDLLGLRDADFVSLNDDFATYQDFTHAFDVAGFQPRIAMRVGDIFSLINLVSGGMGYALLPGRIAEFSPQIQLIPLARRYATSQRITLLFARNRERDPNLLALSAECRVFKRHDVK from the coding sequence ATGACTAGCCCGGCCGTGCATATCGATGAGCAGGTCAGCTTCCGCAAGCTGGAGATATTCCTGAGCTTCCTGGAGCTGGGCAATATGACGCGCGTCAGCGAGGCGCTCGACCTGAGCGTCGTCAGCGTGCACCGGGCGCTGCACTCGCTGGAGGAAGGCCTGCGCTGCCCGCTGTTCCGCCGCGACGGCCGGAAACTGATTCCACTGGCGTCCGCCTACGTCTTCGCCGAGGACGCGGAACGCGCGCTGCGGGCCTGCGCGAGCGGCATCGAAAAAGCACGGCAGGCGGCCGGCGTGGGCGGCGCGCGCCTTAAAGTAGGCGCGCTTTACTCGCTGACGCTGAACACGATCCCGCGCCTGCTGATGGGCGTCAAAACCCGGCGTCCGGAATTGGACGTGGACCTGACGCTCGGTTCCAATCGCGATTTACTGCGCAAGTTGAGCGATGGGGAACTGGACGCGATCGTCATCGCGCTGCACGAACGCGATACGCCGTCAGACCTGCAGCCGGTGCCGGTCTTCGACGACGACATATGGTTCGCCGCGCCGCCAGGATCGCCCTACGCGCAACATCGCGAGATCGACCTGCTGGGGTTGCGCGACGCCGACTTCGTCAGCCTGAACGACGACTTCGCAACGTATCAGGACTTCACCCACGCCTTCGACGTGGCAGGCTTCCAGCCTCGCATCGCCATGCGGGTGGGGGATATCTTCTCGCTGATCAACCTGGTCAGCGGCGGCATGGGCTATGCCCTGCTGCCCGGGCGCATCGCCGAGTTCAGTCCGCAGATCCAGCTGATCCCGCTGGCGCGGCGTTACGCGACCAGCCAGCGCATCACCCTGTTATTTGCCCGCAACCGGGAGCGCGATCCGAACCTGCTGGCGCTGTCGGCGGAATGCCGTGTGTTCAAGCGCCATGATGTCAAGTAG
- a CDS encoding Bug family tripartite tricarboxylate transporter substrate binding protein, with amino-acid sequence MDRRHFLQAAATATLLPATLTPAIARAQSADWPKSPIKLVVPFPPGGGTDTVSRLMAEKLTLLDKWQVIVDNRPGAAGNIGLDQVSKARPDGYTLAMAQTSNMAINPALYANMPFDPLKDLTPIVEVCAQPVVLVVRNESPFKTLADLVQAARREPGKYTVAQAGLGTVGHLAGEMLIRVAGIEMMQVPYKGAGPAMTDLLGGQVDTYFGSAASVMPQLQARKIRGLAVTSARRLPGLPDLPTVAEQGYADFEATTWLGLVGPAGVPANVVATVNAAVNAVLARKDVEDRLLAEGNAPLGGTPQAFAQVIRSEHEKWGKLIRGAKIQG; translated from the coding sequence ATGGACCGACGTCATTTCCTCCAGGCTGCGGCGACCGCCACGCTGCTGCCGGCCACGCTCACGCCCGCGATCGCCAGAGCGCAATCAGCCGACTGGCCCAAGTCTCCCATCAAGCTCGTGGTGCCGTTTCCGCCCGGCGGCGGCACCGACACGGTGTCGCGGCTGATGGCGGAGAAACTGACCTTGCTGGACAAGTGGCAGGTCATCGTCGACAACCGTCCCGGGGCGGCCGGCAATATCGGCTTGGACCAGGTCTCCAAGGCGCGCCCGGACGGATATACGCTGGCCATGGCGCAGACGTCCAATATGGCCATCAATCCGGCGTTGTACGCCAACATGCCTTTCGATCCCTTGAAGGATCTGACGCCCATCGTCGAGGTCTGCGCGCAGCCCGTCGTGCTGGTGGTGCGCAACGAGTCGCCCTTCAAGACGCTGGCCGACCTGGTCCAGGCCGCCAGGCGTGAACCGGGCAAGTACACGGTTGCCCAGGCCGGACTGGGGACGGTGGGCCATTTGGCCGGCGAGATGTTGATACGCGTGGCCGGCATCGAGATGATGCAGGTGCCGTACAAGGGGGCAGGGCCGGCGATGACCGATCTCCTGGGCGGGCAGGTGGATACGTACTTCGGCAGTGCGGCGTCGGTGATGCCGCAACTGCAGGCCAGGAAGATACGTGGCCTGGCGGTCACGTCCGCGCGGCGCTTGCCCGGGCTGCCCGATTTGCCGACCGTGGCCGAACAAGGTTATGCGGATTTCGAAGCGACGACGTGGCTGGGGCTGGTCGGCCCGGCCGGCGTGCCTGCCAACGTCGTGGCGACCGTCAACGCCGCCGTCAATGCCGTTCTGGCGCGCAAGGACGTTGAGGATCGTCTGCTCGCCGAAGGCAATGCGCCGCTCGGGGGCACCCCGCAGGCGTTCGCGCAAGTGATACGGAGCGAACACGAGAAGTGGGGCAAGCTGATACGCGGCGCCAAGATTCAAGGTTGA
- a CDS encoding RraA family protein — MTQAPPNSAGLSWPAGYRINPRAAGPAADIVQGFRGLPAAAIGDSMSRNVGAFGLRQYHARLDTTICGPAFTVRVRPGDNLMIHKALMMVQPGDVLVIDGGGDLTQALVGGLMRTTCVARKLAGLVIDGAVRDLVEWAEDGMPIWARGHTHRGPTKDGPGEINVPITCAGMVVLPGDLVVADADGVIAVRAEEAADILGRTRAHLQKEAAIRETNRAGTADPERFDAVLRAKGLPV; from the coding sequence ATGACGCAAGCCCCCCCGAATTCCGCCGGCCTTTCGTGGCCTGCCGGCTACCGCATCAATCCGCGCGCGGCGGGCCCTGCCGCCGACATCGTCCAGGGCTTCCGCGGCCTGCCCGCGGCGGCCATCGGCGATTCCATGAGCCGCAACGTCGGCGCCTTTGGACTGCGCCAGTACCACGCGAGGCTGGATACGACGATATGCGGGCCGGCCTTCACGGTGCGCGTGCGCCCGGGCGACAACCTGATGATCCACAAGGCCTTGATGATGGTGCAGCCGGGTGACGTGCTCGTCATCGACGGCGGGGGCGACCTGACGCAGGCGCTGGTCGGCGGGCTGATGCGCACCACGTGCGTGGCGCGCAAGCTGGCGGGGCTGGTCATCGACGGAGCCGTGCGCGACCTGGTCGAGTGGGCCGAGGACGGCATGCCCATCTGGGCCCGTGGCCATACGCACCGTGGCCCGACCAAGGACGGTCCGGGAGAAATCAATGTGCCGATCACCTGCGCGGGTATGGTGGTGCTCCCGGGCGACCTCGTCGTCGCGGATGCCGATGGCGTGATCGCCGTGCGTGCCGAAGAGGCCGCCGATATCCTGGGGCGCACGCGCGCCCATCTGCAAAAGGAAGCCGCCATACGCGAGACCAATCGCGCGGGGACGGCGGATCCGGAGCGCTTCGATGCTGTGCTGCGGGCCAAGGGCCTGCCCGTCTGA